The proteins below come from a single Hippocampus zosterae strain Florida chromosome 5, ASM2543408v3, whole genome shotgun sequence genomic window:
- the zbtb7b gene encoding zinc finger and BTB domain-containing protein 7B isoform X2: MRGGRACGGQTVVMSSGEDGLIGIPFPEHSNELLSHLNDQRRSGLLCDLTLTSRGSRYPTHRAVLAAVSLYFRRLFGAEEDGCGDGGGGGFSVCQLDCVAPDALDALLEFAYTATLTIPCSGMRDVLRGAQLLGIQCVADACRDILGEKAELDEEEAERRQHADAVQRPAVERGSRRKTDRKNVKKLRPHRIDSLLNPPPVSPVSYPSPLSESMCSPPPAQPPSPEPDELLFKWRKNGDAGAVRVPERGPTLNGGHLHWMNQWPPPTAAPPEDKLSEEEDMEGFGNEGTLMESTSTTSSVAERGIGAASASATTAVGVGRKRKSQMPQQCPVCQKIIHGAGKLPRHMRTHTGEKPFQCSACGVRFTRNDKLKIHMRKHTGERPYSCPHCPARFLHSYDLKNHLSLHSGARPFECLLCHKAFAREDHLQRHRKGHSCLELRTRWPRRGPDDHQEADADAGERLQPPRPHSSSAFSRPTMLEGGMFQTDVDRERALALQALAQLSPHRFANYHSLLLRGAEQRRVREGGAKDPEGVTSQRQSWPLEAAEKISEVEEDV; the protein is encoded by the exons ATGAGAGGAGGACGAGCGTGCGGAGGACAAACG GTGGTGATGTCTTCAGGCGAGGACGGTCTGATTGGAATCCCCTTCCCGGAGCACAGCAACGAGCTTCTGTCCCACCTCAATGACCAGAGGCGCTCGGGGCTCCTGTGCGACCTCACTCTGACCTCTCGCGGGTCACGTTACCCGACCCACCGCGCCGTCTTGGCCGCCGTCAGTCTCTACTTCCGCCGGCTCTTCGGGGCAGAGGAAGACGGCTGCGGCGACGGCGGTGGCGGAGGTTTCAGCGTGTGCCAGCTGGACTGCGTGGCGCCCGACGCCCTGGACGCCCTGCTGGAGTTCGCCTACACAGCCACTTTGACCATCCCCTGCTCCGGGATGAGGGACGTGCTGCGGGGGGCTCAGCTTTTGGGCATCCAGTGCGTGGCGGACGCCTGCAGGGACATCCTGGGGGAGAAGGCGGAGCTGGACGAGGAAGAGGCGGAGAGGCGGCAGCACGCGGATGCCGTTCAGAGGCCGGCAGTCGAACGCGGATCCCGAAGGAAAACGGACCGGAAGAATGTGAAAAAATTGCGGCCGCATCGCATCGACTCACTTTTGAACCCGCCGCCCGTTTCCCCGGTCTCGTACCCTTCACCTCTGTCGGAGAGCATGTGCTCGCCGCCCCCCGCCCAACCCCCCAGCCCGGAACCGGACGAGCTTCTCTTCAAATGGAGGAAGAACGGCGACGCCGGGGCCGTCCGAGTACCAGAGAGGGGCCCCACGTTAAATGGAGGCCACCTACACTGGATGAACCAATGGCCCCCACCCACAGCCGCCCCGCCGGAGGACAaactgtctgaggaagaagACATGGAGGGCTTTGGCAACGAAGGTACGCTGATGGAAAGCACCTCCACCACTTCCTCCGTGGCCGAGCGGGGGATCGGCGCGGCGTCGGCCTCGGCAACGACGGCGGTCGGGGTCGGCAGGAAGAGGAAGTCGCAAATGCCTCAGCAGTGTCCCGTCTGTCAGAAGATCATCCACGGAGCGGGAAAACTGCCTCGACACATGAGGacgcacaccggagagaaacccTTCCAGTGCTCCGCCTGCGGGGTTCGCTTCACCAG GAACGACAAGTTGAAGATCCACATGCGAAAGCACACGGGCGAGCGTCCCTACTCGTGTCCGCACTGCCCCGCCCGCTTCCTGCACTCGTACGACCTGAAGAACCACTTGTCCCTGCACAGCGGCGCGCGGCCCTTCGAGTGCCTGCTCTGCCACAAGGCCTTCGCCCGCGAGGACCACCTCCAGCGCCACCGCAAGGGACACAGCTGCCTGGAGCTGCGCACGCGCTGGCCCAGACGTGGTCCCGACGACCACCAGGAAGCTGACGCGGACGCGGGCGAGCGCCTCCAGCCACCGCGGCCCCACTCTTCTTCGGCTTTCTCGCGGCCCACCATGCTGGAAGGCGGCATGTTCCAAACGGACGTCGACAGGGAGCGCGCGCTCGCGCTGCAGGCTCTGGCGCAGCTCAGCCCGCACCGGTTCGCCAACTACCACAGCCTCCTTCTGCGAGGCGCCGAGCAGCGGAGGGTCAGGGAAGGCGGGGCCAAGGATCCCGAGGGAGTCACCTCGCAGCGTCAAAGCTGGCCACTGGAAGCCGCGGAGAAGATTAGTGAGGTGGAGGAGGACGTATAG
- the zbtb7b gene encoding zinc finger and BTB domain-containing protein 7B isoform X3: MSSGEDGLIGIPFPEHSNELLSHLNDQRRSGLLCDLTLTSRGSRYPTHRAVLAAVSLYFRRLFGAEEDGCGDGGGGGFSVCQLDCVAPDALDALLEFAYTATLTIPCSGMRDVLRGAQLLGIQCVADACRDILGEKAELDEEEAERRQHADAVQRPAVERGSRRKTDRKNVKKLRPHRIDSLLNPPPVSPVSYPSPLSESMCSPPPAQPPSPEPDELLFKWRKNGDAGAVRVPERGPTLNGGHLHWMNQWPPPTAAPPEDKLSEEEDMEGFGNEGTLMESTSTTSSVAERGIGAASASATTAVGVGRKRKSQMPQQCPVCQKIIHGAGKLPRHMRTHTGEKPFQCSACGVRFTRNDKLKIHMRKHTGERPYSCPHCPARFLHSYDLKNHLSLHSGARPFECLLCHKAFAREDHLQRHRKGHSCLELRTRWPRRGPDDHQEADADAGERLQPPRPHSSSAFSRPTMLEGGMFQTDVDRERALALQALAQLSPHRFANYHSLLLRGAEQRRVREGGAKDPEGVTSQRQSWPLEAAEKISEVEEDV, encoded by the exons ATGTCTTCAGGCGAGGACGGTCTGATTGGAATCCCCTTCCCGGAGCACAGCAACGAGCTTCTGTCCCACCTCAATGACCAGAGGCGCTCGGGGCTCCTGTGCGACCTCACTCTGACCTCTCGCGGGTCACGTTACCCGACCCACCGCGCCGTCTTGGCCGCCGTCAGTCTCTACTTCCGCCGGCTCTTCGGGGCAGAGGAAGACGGCTGCGGCGACGGCGGTGGCGGAGGTTTCAGCGTGTGCCAGCTGGACTGCGTGGCGCCCGACGCCCTGGACGCCCTGCTGGAGTTCGCCTACACAGCCACTTTGACCATCCCCTGCTCCGGGATGAGGGACGTGCTGCGGGGGGCTCAGCTTTTGGGCATCCAGTGCGTGGCGGACGCCTGCAGGGACATCCTGGGGGAGAAGGCGGAGCTGGACGAGGAAGAGGCGGAGAGGCGGCAGCACGCGGATGCCGTTCAGAGGCCGGCAGTCGAACGCGGATCCCGAAGGAAAACGGACCGGAAGAATGTGAAAAAATTGCGGCCGCATCGCATCGACTCACTTTTGAACCCGCCGCCCGTTTCCCCGGTCTCGTACCCTTCACCTCTGTCGGAGAGCATGTGCTCGCCGCCCCCCGCCCAACCCCCCAGCCCGGAACCGGACGAGCTTCTCTTCAAATGGAGGAAGAACGGCGACGCCGGGGCCGTCCGAGTACCAGAGAGGGGCCCCACGTTAAATGGAGGCCACCTACACTGGATGAACCAATGGCCCCCACCCACAGCCGCCCCGCCGGAGGACAaactgtctgaggaagaagACATGGAGGGCTTTGGCAACGAAGGTACGCTGATGGAAAGCACCTCCACCACTTCCTCCGTGGCCGAGCGGGGGATCGGCGCGGCGTCGGCCTCGGCAACGACGGCGGTCGGGGTCGGCAGGAAGAGGAAGTCGCAAATGCCTCAGCAGTGTCCCGTCTGTCAGAAGATCATCCACGGAGCGGGAAAACTGCCTCGACACATGAGGacgcacaccggagagaaacccTTCCAGTGCTCCGCCTGCGGGGTTCGCTTCACCAG GAACGACAAGTTGAAGATCCACATGCGAAAGCACACGGGCGAGCGTCCCTACTCGTGTCCGCACTGCCCCGCCCGCTTCCTGCACTCGTACGACCTGAAGAACCACTTGTCCCTGCACAGCGGCGCGCGGCCCTTCGAGTGCCTGCTCTGCCACAAGGCCTTCGCCCGCGAGGACCACCTCCAGCGCCACCGCAAGGGACACAGCTGCCTGGAGCTGCGCACGCGCTGGCCCAGACGTGGTCCCGACGACCACCAGGAAGCTGACGCGGACGCGGGCGAGCGCCTCCAGCCACCGCGGCCCCACTCTTCTTCGGCTTTCTCGCGGCCCACCATGCTGGAAGGCGGCATGTTCCAAACGGACGTCGACAGGGAGCGCGCGCTCGCGCTGCAGGCTCTGGCGCAGCTCAGCCCGCACCGGTTCGCCAACTACCACAGCCTCCTTCTGCGAGGCGCCGAGCAGCGGAGGGTCAGGGAAGGCGGGGCCAAGGATCCCGAGGGAGTCACCTCGCAGCGTCAAAGCTGGCCACTGGAAGCCGCGGAGAAGATTAGTGAGGTGGAGGAGGACGTATAG
- the zbtb7b gene encoding zinc finger and BTB domain-containing protein 7B isoform X1 — translation MDAMKCLPPRPLKTGKVVMSSGEDGLIGIPFPEHSNELLSHLNDQRRSGLLCDLTLTSRGSRYPTHRAVLAAVSLYFRRLFGAEEDGCGDGGGGGFSVCQLDCVAPDALDALLEFAYTATLTIPCSGMRDVLRGAQLLGIQCVADACRDILGEKAELDEEEAERRQHADAVQRPAVERGSRRKTDRKNVKKLRPHRIDSLLNPPPVSPVSYPSPLSESMCSPPPAQPPSPEPDELLFKWRKNGDAGAVRVPERGPTLNGGHLHWMNQWPPPTAAPPEDKLSEEEDMEGFGNEGTLMESTSTTSSVAERGIGAASASATTAVGVGRKRKSQMPQQCPVCQKIIHGAGKLPRHMRTHTGEKPFQCSACGVRFTRNDKLKIHMRKHTGERPYSCPHCPARFLHSYDLKNHLSLHSGARPFECLLCHKAFAREDHLQRHRKGHSCLELRTRWPRRGPDDHQEADADAGERLQPPRPHSSSAFSRPTMLEGGMFQTDVDRERALALQALAQLSPHRFANYHSLLLRGAEQRRVREGGAKDPEGVTSQRQSWPLEAAEKISEVEEDV, via the exons ATGGATGCCATGAAATGCTTACCGCCGAGGCCTTTAAAGACAGGAAAG GTGGTGATGTCTTCAGGCGAGGACGGTCTGATTGGAATCCCCTTCCCGGAGCACAGCAACGAGCTTCTGTCCCACCTCAATGACCAGAGGCGCTCGGGGCTCCTGTGCGACCTCACTCTGACCTCTCGCGGGTCACGTTACCCGACCCACCGCGCCGTCTTGGCCGCCGTCAGTCTCTACTTCCGCCGGCTCTTCGGGGCAGAGGAAGACGGCTGCGGCGACGGCGGTGGCGGAGGTTTCAGCGTGTGCCAGCTGGACTGCGTGGCGCCCGACGCCCTGGACGCCCTGCTGGAGTTCGCCTACACAGCCACTTTGACCATCCCCTGCTCCGGGATGAGGGACGTGCTGCGGGGGGCTCAGCTTTTGGGCATCCAGTGCGTGGCGGACGCCTGCAGGGACATCCTGGGGGAGAAGGCGGAGCTGGACGAGGAAGAGGCGGAGAGGCGGCAGCACGCGGATGCCGTTCAGAGGCCGGCAGTCGAACGCGGATCCCGAAGGAAAACGGACCGGAAGAATGTGAAAAAATTGCGGCCGCATCGCATCGACTCACTTTTGAACCCGCCGCCCGTTTCCCCGGTCTCGTACCCTTCACCTCTGTCGGAGAGCATGTGCTCGCCGCCCCCCGCCCAACCCCCCAGCCCGGAACCGGACGAGCTTCTCTTCAAATGGAGGAAGAACGGCGACGCCGGGGCCGTCCGAGTACCAGAGAGGGGCCCCACGTTAAATGGAGGCCACCTACACTGGATGAACCAATGGCCCCCACCCACAGCCGCCCCGCCGGAGGACAaactgtctgaggaagaagACATGGAGGGCTTTGGCAACGAAGGTACGCTGATGGAAAGCACCTCCACCACTTCCTCCGTGGCCGAGCGGGGGATCGGCGCGGCGTCGGCCTCGGCAACGACGGCGGTCGGGGTCGGCAGGAAGAGGAAGTCGCAAATGCCTCAGCAGTGTCCCGTCTGTCAGAAGATCATCCACGGAGCGGGAAAACTGCCTCGACACATGAGGacgcacaccggagagaaacccTTCCAGTGCTCCGCCTGCGGGGTTCGCTTCACCAG GAACGACAAGTTGAAGATCCACATGCGAAAGCACACGGGCGAGCGTCCCTACTCGTGTCCGCACTGCCCCGCCCGCTTCCTGCACTCGTACGACCTGAAGAACCACTTGTCCCTGCACAGCGGCGCGCGGCCCTTCGAGTGCCTGCTCTGCCACAAGGCCTTCGCCCGCGAGGACCACCTCCAGCGCCACCGCAAGGGACACAGCTGCCTGGAGCTGCGCACGCGCTGGCCCAGACGTGGTCCCGACGACCACCAGGAAGCTGACGCGGACGCGGGCGAGCGCCTCCAGCCACCGCGGCCCCACTCTTCTTCGGCTTTCTCGCGGCCCACCATGCTGGAAGGCGGCATGTTCCAAACGGACGTCGACAGGGAGCGCGCGCTCGCGCTGCAGGCTCTGGCGCAGCTCAGCCCGCACCGGTTCGCCAACTACCACAGCCTCCTTCTGCGAGGCGCCGAGCAGCGGAGGGTCAGGGAAGGCGGGGCCAAGGATCCCGAGGGAGTCACCTCGCAGCGTCAAAGCTGGCCACTGGAAGCCGCGGAGAAGATTAGTGAGGTGGAGGAGGACGTATAG
- the LOC127600524 gene encoding cytochrome P450 4B1-like, producing MGLTEALAGLELGRFMQTAVVCLLVAVIYKLLPVLRQLRDSAGKPPIFPGPDGHWLMGHTFMVKQDESGLEQIIKWGRQYPYAFTIRLGPFKFLYIHHPDYAKTFLTSSEPKNKSYKIFLDWIGDGLVLLDDEKWLNHRKLLNPAFRIDILKPYVKVMSQAANTMLDKLERYSNTGESFEICEHMAVMTMDIIMNCAFSSKKKTTSRTPEFLKVTRELAEIGCLRFRNPLYHNKLLFHLSPLGFSYRRALKAYNGYTDEVIKRRKEQLAQEAKEPHHLPATAKLDFLDTLLLARGDNQAGLTNEEIQAEVKTFMVAGHESSAVALSFIFYALACNPEHQQICREEVTQVLGDKNTVDWEDLAHMPYTTMCIKESLRLYPPIPLFSRKLTKPMTFFDGRTLPEGSLIGLMVFALHRNATVWENPDLFDPLRFLPDNISQRSPHAFVPFSAGLRNCIGQSFAMNEIKVVVALMLKRYQLIEDPTKKPKLLYRIVLRPQNGIHIQIKPLDA from the exons ATGGGGCTCACTGAAGCCTTGGCGGGTCTTGAATTGGGCCGCTTCATGCAAACGGCTGTCGTTTGCCTCCTTGTCGCTGTTATCTATAAATTATTGCCAGTGCTGCGTCAGCTAAGGGATTCCGCTGGAAAACCTCCGATCTTTCCAGGACCAGATGGACACTGGTTGATGGGTCATACTTTCATG gttaaacaAGATGAGTCTGGCTTGGAACAGATTATCAAATGGGGGAGGCAGTACCCCTACGCTTTCACCATTCGCCTCGGTCCCTTTAAATTCCTCTACATCCACCACCCCGATTACGCGAAAACCTTTTTGACGTCCTCAG AGCCAAAGAATAAGTCCTATAAGATTTTTCTGGACTGGATTG GTGACGGCTTAGTGTTGCTGGATGATGAGAAATGGCTTAACCACAGAAAGCTCCTGAATCCGGCCTTTCGTATTGATATTTTGAAACCGTATGTGAAAGTGATGTCCCAGGCAGCAAATACTATGTTG GACAAATTGGAGCGCTACTCGAACACCGGTGAGTCCTTTGAGATATGCGAACACATGGCCGTCATGACGATGGACATCATCATGAACTGCGCCTTTAGCTCCAAGAAAAAGACCACGAG CCGAACACCCGAGTTCCTCAAAGTAACAAGAGAGCTTGCCGAAATTGGCTGCTTGCGCTTCCGAAACCCTCTTTACCACAACAAGCTCCTATTCCATCTGAGCCCTCTCGGCTTCAGCTACAGGAGAGCCCTCAAAGCCTATAACGGCTATACAG ATGAAGTGATAAAGCGGAGAAAAGAGCAACTCGCGCAGGAAGCGAAGGAGCCGCACCACCTCCCGGCCACCGCAAAACTGGACTTTCTGGACACGCTACTCTTAGCAAGA ggTGACAATCAGGCGGGCCTGACAAATGAAGAAATACAAGCCGAGGTGAAGACCTTCATGGTGGCGGGCCATGAATCCAGCGCCGTTgctctctcttttattttttacgcCCTGGCCTGCAACCCAGAACATCAGCAAATATGCAGGGAGGAGGTCACCCAAGTCCTGGGTGACAAGAACACCGTGGATTG GGAGGATCTGGCGCACATGCCTTACACCACCATGTGCATCAAAGAATCCCTTCGACTTTACCCGCCTATTCCATTATTTTCCAGAAAACTCACCAAACCAATGACTTTTTTCGACGGAAGAACTTTGCCAGAAG GTTCTTTGATTGGTCTGATGGTGTTTGCACTACACAGGAATGCAACCGTCTGGGAGAACCCTGAC CTGTTTGACCCGTTACGATTCCTGCCAGACAACATTTCCCAAAGGTCCCCACATGCATTTGTGCCCTTCTCCGCAGGCTTAAG GAACTGCATTGGTCAGAGTTTCGCCATGAACGAGATAAAAGTGGTCGTGGCTTTGATGCTCAAGCGGTACCAGCTGATTGAGGACCCCACTAAGAAGCCCAAGCTCCTTTATAGAATTGTGCTTCGCCCCCAAAATGGCATCCACATTCAAATCAAACCTCTGGATGCTTGA